A genomic segment from Triplophysa dalaica isolate WHDGS20190420 chromosome 22, ASM1584641v1, whole genome shotgun sequence encodes:
- the csgalnact1a gene encoding chondroitin sulfate N-acetylgalactosaminyltransferase 1, which produces MSRKDSPTFLNYVILPALLLRWPAVMLRRGLLAWLSRVGILLVVVCCCLSLLYVITCTPHVDEPLAGQPLPRGGGLGMAGGPSRPGGVGGGPIGPVGREGFHALLQEREEQHRQHIASLKKQIAQLKEALQERSEQLKGMQNSLEKTAGKVVVVEDHSRNDLQEFLRSQLNRAEAHAGVRLPSEYAVVPFESFTLQRVYQLEMGLTRHPEEKPVRKDRRDELAEVVESALHALNVPSRAGEKTKASKVYTPSDFVEGITRTEKDKGTLYELTFRGEQKQEFRRLVLFRPFGPLMKVKSELVETTNMPINIVVPLSQRADKFRQFMHNFREVCVKQDGRVHLTVVYFGKDQINEVKGTLENTSREMNFRNFTLIQLNEEFSRGRGLDVGARAWKGGNVLLFFCDVDIFFTADFLNTCRLNAQPGKKVFYPVLFSQYNPAVIYGSHIPPVEQQLIIKKDTGFWRDFGFGMTCQYRSDFINIGGFDVDIKGWGGEDVHLYRKYLHSNLLVVRTPSRGLFHLWHEKRCADELPPDQYKMCMQSKAMNEASHGQLGMLLFRHEIEAHLRKQKQRSGAKKA; this is translated from the exons ATGAGTCGCAAAGATTCCCCAACCTTTTTGAACTACGTCATCCTACCAGCTTTGTTGTTGAGGTGGCCAGCTGTGATGCTGCGAAGGGGTCTGTTGGCCTGGCTCTCACGTGTAGGCATCTTGTTAGTGGTAGTGTGCTGCTGCCTTTCTCTCCTCTATGTCATCACCTGCACCCCCCACGTGGATGAACCCTTGGCGGGGCAACCCCTTCCCAGAGGTGGAGGTTTGGGGATGGCGGGTGGTCCGAGCAGACCGGGTGGAGTTGGAGGTGGCCCCATCGGTCCTGTCGGACGAGAAGGGTTCCATGCCCTACTACAAGAGCGAGAAGAACAACACCGGCAGCATATTGCCAGCTTAAAGAAGCAAATCGCTCAACTTAAAGAAGCTCTCCAAGAACGCAGCGAACAGCTTAAGGGCATGCAGAACTCTTTGGAGAAGACAGCCGGCAAGGTCGTGGTGGTGGAAGATCACAGTCGCAACGACCTGCAGGAGTTCCTGCGCAGTCAGCTGAACAGGGCTGAGGCTCACGCCGGTGTACGGCTTCCAAGCGAGTACGCTGTGGTGCCCTTCGAGAGCTTTACCCTACAGCGAGTCTACCAGCTCGAGATGGGGTTGACAAGACACCCAGAGGAGAAGCCCGTGCGGAAGGACCGCAGGGACGAGCTGGCTGAGGTGGTGGAGAGTGCGCTACACGCTCTAAATGTGCCAAGTCGGGCAGGAGAAAAAACAAAAGCGTCCAAAGTCTACACACCGTCAGACTTTGTAGAAG GGATCACACGAACCGAGAAGGACAAGGGCACGCTGTATGAACTGACCTTCCGCGGTGAACAGAAGCAAGAGTTTCGCAGGCTGGTTCTCTTCCGGCCCTTCGGCCCACTCATGAAAGTGAAGAGTGAGCTCGTGGAGACGACCAACATGCCCATTAACATCGTGGTGCCTTTGTCCCAAAGAGCCGACAAATTCAGACAGTTTATGCACAACTTCAG GGAGGTGTGCGTGAAGCAGGACGGGCGGGTGCACCTTACCGTGGTTTACTTTGGAAAGGACCAGATAAATGAAGTCAAGGGAACTTTGGAGAACACATCGAG GGAGATGAACTTCCGTAACTTCACCCTGATTCAGCTGAATGAGGAGTTTTCTAGAGGTCGAGGTCTGGACGTGGGAGCCCGAGCTTGGAAGGGAGGCAATGTCCTGCTCTTCTTCTGTGATGTGGACATCTTCTTCACAGCCGACTTCCTAAACACATGTCGTCTGAATGCCCAACCTG GAAAGAAAGTGTTTTACCCAGTTCTCTTCAGTCAGTACAATCCGGCTGTAATCTACGGCAGCCACATTCCCCCTGTGGAACAGCAGCTG ATTATTAAGAAAGACACTGGCTTCTGGAGGGACTTTGGCTTTGGGATGACCTGTCAATACAGATCAGACTTTATCAATATAG GTGGTTTTGACGTGGACATTAAAGGCTGGGGCGGTGAGGACGTCCACCTGTACAGGAAATACCTCCACAGTAATCTACTGGTTGTACGTACACCATCCCGCGGCCTCTTCCATCTGTGGCACGAGAAGAGATGTGCCGATGAGTTGCCTCCAGACCAGTACAAGATGTGCATGCAGTCGAAAGCAATGAACGAGGCCTCGCATGGACAGCTTGGCATGCTGTTGTTCCGGCATGAGATCGAGGCGCACCTCCGAAAACAGAAACAGCGAAGCGGAGCCAAAAAAGCTTGA
- the hvcn1 gene encoding voltage-gated hydrogen channel 1, producing the protein MSRFLRHFTTVGDAQNNAEQWQDEEPEHASEDIEVSTGQELGQVSFRDSLRRLYKSERFQIVVVCLVVLDAIFVLCELLIDLSIIEADHHRIAPQIFHYLSLSLLTFFMVELSGKIFAFRLEFFRHKFEVFDGIVVTVSFILDIVYVSKEDAFDAMGLLILLRLWRVARIINGIMVSVKNRAHHKVLKLKSINANLVHQVDELKEQNTIMDQENDRLRTLLKQHSIEF; encoded by the exons ATGTCCCGTTTTCTGAGGCATTTCACCACTGTGGGTGATGCGCAAAACAACGCCGAGCAGTGGCAGGACGAGGAACCGGAGCATGCAAGCGAGGACATTGAAGTTTCAACTGGGCAGGAGCTGGGTCAGGTCAGCTTCAGAGACTCATTACGCCGCCTCTACAAGTCAGAGAGGTTTCAG ATTGTTGTTGTGTGCCTGGTTGTTCTGGATGCCATTTTTGTGCTGTGCGAGTTGCTTATTGACTTGTCTATCATTGAAGCGGATCATCACAGAATTGCCCCGCAG ATATTCCACTATCTCAGCCTCTCCCTTCTGACGTTTTTCATGGTGGAGCTGTCTGGAAAAATCTTCGCCTTCCGCCTGGAGTTCTTCCGGCATAAGTTTGAGGTGTTTGATGGGATTGTGGTGACGGTGTCCTTCATCCTGGATATTGTATATGTGTCAAAAGAAGATGCATTTGATGCCATGGGCCTACTGATCCTGCTCAGGCTGTGGAGAGTGGCCAGGATCATAAATG GTATCATGGTGTCAGTGAAAAATCGTGCCCATCACAAAGTTCTTAAACTAAAGTCAATCAATGCAAACCTCGTTCATCAAGTCGATGAACTCAAAGAGCAGAACACAATAATG GACCAAGAAAACGACAGGCTTCGGACCCTATTAAAGCAGCACAGCATTGAGTTTTGA